The Glycine soja cultivar W05 chromosome 4, ASM419377v2, whole genome shotgun sequence genomic sequence AATTTCAaggataaattttgaaaaagaagaCTTCTTAGACAGAAATACAATAATAACAACAAGATCGTTGGATTCGATCACTCTATCCAACTATAATAAACCTTAAACTTTCTTTCTAGGCAAAAATAATTCAACGACTGTATCCCAAGCAATAACGTACGaatcttttagtatttttattgcGTGTGCTACACATCTTTATAAATAACCATATTATAAGTTGTTAATGGATAGATGGAACTGGACTACCATGTGCGGCTAAAGAACGATAAAATGATACATACTAGATTTTCAACTATATATTGttggatataaaaataaaacttgtagGCTATGGGTTAGGTAAAAGGATTTATAACTTTCTGTGTAGTTAACAATTTATCAAATCGTATTTAGCTCCGTTCCCATCCAAGTGTCAAATTTATAGTTTGCCATGTACTATTCGACTAGCCCGTATAAGATGCCTCGTTTCTAAAGTAAACCATATTAATAATTGGTGTTGCCAGCTAAATTGATACAGAGaatgaaagagaaataaaaattaaagatatgtTGTTCTATTTAGATATTAATCtgtatcaaattaaataataataataattattatagttaATCCCATGTAACTTGCAAACATTTTAATCTGATGTCTAGCTTGTTACTATATGAAAAAAGGGGGACTCGATGGTGCATACATATAGCAACCGATAATCTCCAAAATAGGAAACCCTAATTTAAGgttgaatttaagaaaaatatccacacacaaaaaatcatcTAACCGTACTGTTAACacacttcctttttttttttttcagaaaaagtataaaaatatataattcaaaatgTGAACCAAATAATAGATGATTCAAGATGATTGATGACGAACTAAATGTCActtctcttttaaaaatatgaatatgcATGTATGCTTTAATTTCCAGCAGATACTCTGAACTGCTATCTAGATCTAAGAAATTCGGGAATGaaaatttacatataatataGAAAAAGCAGACCCTAgataatataatacaaaaatcCCTAACAATGGAGAAAGAGAGCGAGTGAAGTAATtaagttatatattaattatacggTTAATTGATACATGATGAACATATAAATTCCCAATGTTCTTTAAGCTGCTTAACCTTTTTATCCACAAATACTAACATAGAACACACTTAATTAAATCGACTACTTTAGAGCTATACATTTGTACACAAGAGAATTAAGCACTGCAAATCCACACTAAGATTTAATTTTACagagaaataaagaaaggaGAAGGGACACATCACAGATCAATAACTGTATATATATGTACTTAGGtataaatatatactttaaCCAGTATACATAAAACAACCTATAaagtacaaatattttattgccAAGGGGAAACATGTAGTAAGACATCTATCGATGGATGCTACTTGGCAGCCAGTGCTAATCTATGGAATTGATAGCACTAGAAAAACCGGGGTCACTAGCTAGGCATATACTTAATTGGTAGCCTGTGCTAATCTATGGAATTGATATCACTAGAAAAACCGGTGACTTGTCCTGTCCTTGTTATTGTTATATAGTATACTTAGAAACAACACcatatacacacatatatataggccgggGCAAGTAATTTTAACTAGACATAATCTGGCAGCGTAGTAGCGAGTGATATCATCAAAAGTTCCAATTCCAAAGGAATGATTGGTGAGAAAAagggtcatcatcatcatgatcagCTTCAATTAATTGTTCGTAACCCTGATCAAAAGGAGTGGAATACAATAACTCACCTGAACCTGAGTGCATCTTGTGTAGCTCAGAATTATGGAGATCATAGTCGGATCCAACAACAGGAAACACCTCATTGGAATAATCAAATACGTTCAAGAATGTCCAATCCATGTCCCCATGGTCCACTTGCACCGTTCCATCACATTCATACATAGTAGTAGAACATGACGAGGCAGTGGTGGTGGGGGTACAAGTAGTATTAGTACTAGTACCAGTACTATCTTGTTTGCTGTCTGATTTACATGACGACTTTGAACCAAACGATGAAGAATTACCACCACCCCCACTAAGTTGAGGGGTTTTTTGTTGGGTAACCTTCATCTCACACTTGTATTCCAATGGTTCTTGAGGTTTTTGTAGTAGTGGGGCCTGGTTTGCGAAATTAGCAGCAACCTCTTGAATCTCTTGTGGGGTAAGAGATTGGTGAGGAGCATTGGTAGTGTCCATGTTGCAAGGTGTGTTGGGGAAATTGAAATTGGCATGGCGGCCACGTAGACAGTAAAGGGCAGCATCGAAGGCTCGCGCTGCTTTTTCAGGAGAGTCATAAGACCCTAGCCATATGCGTTCACGGCTATTGGGAAGCCTTATTTCAGAAACCCATTTCCCCCACTTTCGCTTTCTCACCCCTTTGTATAACTTGTTGTTATCATTAACACAAGAAGAAGATTTTGGGGTGGGGTGATCAGTAGTAGTGTTAGAATCACTACTAGCACCTGCAGCCATGGCATGATTATTGTTCTCCATGTCCATGTCTGTATGTCTATGAATACATAtatttatgtgtgtgtgacttttaatttcaatcaaaTGAAATTGGCGGCGGCAAAGGAGAATGAGCAagtgttgttatatatatatgaattaagtTGTGGGGTGGTGTGAAGCAGGTAcaagattttgattttgattttgaacgAATTGAAGGTCTAAGCTCTAAAACGTGTTGATCGCAAGGAGCGTAAAAGGAGTGTCAGAGCACGAGGCCTTGTGTTGGGATTACAGTGCATCGTGGTATTGGTATGAGACGCGGTAGGGCCAGTTAATTTACTTTATTCTACAAGTCTAAtcgattaataatttaaaatactaaaaatattttgagcaCGTGGGGGATATTGTAGAGTATGACGTTGACATACAAATTAACATGGCACTACCTTCTTTCGGTTTTCAGTTTATGTGTGTTCTTGGTGGATCGCATACTTGACACAAATGACACTAGTCACAGCAAATTAAATGAGatagaggatttttttttggggTGTGAATCTGATATTTATCGGcagaaaattatgattaatttttcaaaatacttTAAGGGACCCAATCCATAATAATATacttacaaaataatattatttattaattatatcacattattttaataataaaataaaatatttgatttcattttacagtataaaaatatttttttatcgataaatattaatttttttgttaatgagaaattcaaatcaacaattttttttttcattttctttcatataTTCCTTccaatatgaaaatattagttCACAAGCATTCATTCGCCTGGCCAGTGCTTGTTAATTAATGTGCCATTTATCCATTATCTCTGTAATCACTATATCAATGGCGGCTACAATCCATTTTGTTCTTCGGCTATGATTGAACAAAACTTTGAATCAATTCACCATAATGTGTAGTAGTATAGGATAGCTAGGATAGGATATAGGAGTAGTAGTTATTTTTATGATGATAGTGAACTTGAGcatgtaaattaaaattttcaagatCATGCATGAAATTACGTCTTCTTTCAGATAACAACATCAATGGTGCGGGAATTTTAAATCAAGAAAGTGATCGTGGTCCTTAATGACACtcaaaatgcatgagaacaaattaATAGTATAGTGCAAATGAGTCAAAAACTTTTGATCCACTATAAAGTTTACTGATATAGATATTGAATAATTTGGTATTGTGACTTAAATATTGGTCGGTTCAGAAAATTTGAGGACATATTAGTCCTTCTCATTGTCGTAAAAAGATAGAAAGAGTCAATAATCAATagttctttattaaaaaaatgctttCAAACAATCACGGGAGTTTGTAGACTCGTTGTCTTTTTTTATGACGTATCTCTTTTATGGCACCACTTTAGGAACGTgctcataattaaattatttgacccatttaaaaaaattggaaaaactGGACTAACATATTTGAGAACTTATTAAAAGTAAaacgatatttttttaataaaaaacaaaaaagagcttaaataattacttataagagattttacttattttatttgaaaactaGCTGACATCTTCTATCTCCTTTCGAATCTCTCTTCCAAACTCACCATTTCCTAATTGGACAACAAGTTATGCAGTCGTATGTGATTCAAATTAAGAGGTGTTTGGCTTGAGTCTGTAATAGCTTCGCATATAAAAGTGGGCTTGGCTCCAATAAGCAACTGCTTCACGTGCATTACTTGAGGTATGACAAAAAGACATGGAATCTTTCAGAGTGATTATGGAGGTTTAAATGATGACAACTGTTATATTGATCATTCAATAGTGTTCACAAATATTTTGGTCATTCGGAAAAAATAGAgttcacaaattaacacaacagTTTTGTGACTGATCGACCAAAGTGAGTTTTAGTTCGCCCAACAATGATCATAGACTTAATGCAGGATTTATGATGGCAGCTTGGTTGAGGATAGAGGTTTTGGTGCGTGAGatagataaatttttatatgttagTTGCAGATAGAAGTTTTCagataaagaaattattattttcttttctatttatttggTTTAAGGCCAAGTTAATTGGGTAATGCtcaatattcttttattttattggtgtATATATAATGATGAAAAACTTATAAATATGATttctattatataaaaaatcaatttaacagtAGATTTTGTAACATAATGATCTAGTACAGAAGTTTTATATTGTCATcattatatcataaaaatttaattataatgagatgcataatatatatgataataacTAATCATATATCTATTTGATAacaataatgttaataattaaaatgatcactttctgtcaaaaaaattaaaaattatcacttAACAATTTTATAATGATTCATAAATCACTAAGAGTGATATAAAATTGATAACAAGCAATATATAAGAATTTATAgcaagaaggaaaagaagaagaaaatgatgtaGGGTAAGGtgatgataattaatttataaaatattgttacACTTAAACATCATGTCTAAGCATATACGATACTGTATTTATGAATTTGAAAGGATACTTTATGCCCACACACTATATGTGTTACCTAATAAGTTGATTCATCATTTTAATGAATTCATCTAATAATTGAGTCGTTTACAACAGTCTTTACACGTGTACTCTTTTTTGCACATATAGTcacgtttttttaaaatatttattaaactaatttaatattttctctttagttaactaatttaagaaaagaagatattttttaaaatattttatttaatattcaatttttttactaacattattaataagtaattgtttatcaaataatattaaaattacggTGCTTTGTCAACTAAACTAAGTTTtaagaattgaaattttaaatgttgatttttttgttttttaattataaaataaatcttcTACCGGATAGGACTAATATttccttaaatatttttaattcatattttagttatatttttaattaggtaGTCATACAATGTCATGTGAAATACTATGATTGTATTAAATAGACAAACCCGTAACACTTATGACAACGTGGCAGTCTGTTAGACATATAAACATTTTAGAGTAATGAAAAACTTTTTGAATTGGAGTACAAATAAGAAAGAAGAACAGAATCAAGAAAAATTAGTCTGAGAAAGTAATGGGGGCGCTaattagaaaagaaagagatatataaaaagaaaatgaggtaAAAATGAAATGTAAAGAAAGTGAGTATAAGTATGTTTAGATAAACTTTCGTATAagcatttttttagaataaaataaaaataaaaatgaaataaatttttttcgtAAGATAAAATTATCTTGTGTATAAATTAGTTTGTAaatcttttttcatatttatttcttcacatgatttttaacttatgcataaattaaattaatttttaacttacaAAAAATCCTAttacatttcttcttcttatttttttataatatttatgaaaattttatccaaacatatatattaaatatttttcaatattttatttagaagaGTGCTTGCACAACATTTTTTAGGCTGAACTGCATGTTTTATTAGTCAGCTATTatcattttatgaattttacccCAACggctttgttttatttttctttaattttttagtgaCACGTGAACATCTTTAAATatgcaaaaattataaatttggttaataaaatttacaaaatgataaaagtttgatcataaaatatacaattaagtaatttttctttcttttatacagTAGCAACAACAAGGTTTGAATTCAATCTTTTGCAAGTTACTCAAATCTCTCTACTCTACCACTAGGCGATCCATACACATATTAACAACATACTTTCTAATTAACACCTTTTTAACAtacattttaatattgattaaattatattgaaaattataaaattagaagagaggtttattaaataaaaaatgtttttcaatcaatttcatccaacagtaaaagaaatatttaaaagtgtatttaaaaaaattctttgctagaatttatcttttatgtatGCATGGAGGTTTTctgaacattattaaatttctTCCAGAATGTTTTGACCTCTAACTTCTAAAGACTAttcaagtttaaaaataaaagtataaattgatatccaataaaaagaaaaactgacataattaataacaaatttttgAGAATCTAGGACCGACCAAAGAGTGAACTCACCAACATAATTAATCggataaactaaaaaaaattcgaTTTTCTTGCTCTTTTGATATATAATTAGTTCTTCAATATATTTTCATggattcaaatataaattttacaacATAGTAAATAATATATTGGTTAGGCCAAACACTCTAGTAAATAACTGCATATTATAATACTTTAGGAGCACCCATTACTCCATTAGGCGTTATGGATTGTGATGTTAAAGTTCATCAAATCTCTGTAATAATGTTAAAGccattaatattcatttttagtattatgaaaaatattgtaACATTAATTGGTACAGATTTGCGAACATTAACCTATACCAATAGCAtgatattgtatttattttattattaccgATTTTCttgctcttttaatatataattagttcTTCAATATACTTTTCATGGAtcctaatttaaatttttcaacaTAGTAAATAATATTGGTTAGGCCTAACACTTAAGTAGATAACTGTATATCATAGTACTTTATGAGCACCCATTAGGCGTTGTAATTGTGATGCTAAAGTTCATCAAATCTCTGTATTACCATGTTATTGGtaggaattaattaaaatcggAACTTTATTTAAGTACATTTAGTGGCAATTTAAGTTTGAATCCCTGCTTGGAGAAACATTCACATTAGTATTGTGGATCGTATCTCAAACAAAAATGTGGTAAACAAAGAACACACTtctgtaaaaaacaaaaactacaaAATCGGTTCAGTGTCATTAGGTCTATGGTTAAGTGATTACATATTTTAGTAGTAATgagttttcatttactttaatTTGTTCAATATTTTGTCAACATTAACCTTTACCAATTTTATTATCATCATGTTGTTGGTAATTATTTATCGATTAGTTTTCGTTGGAGAACTTCATCAGTTATCTTTGGTCAACAGCTcctctttcaattaattttttttttctcataatgctaaattttaaaaatcttgcTTAAAAAGGTCGAACGCAATATCATTCGAATTAATAACTTGTTGAtcaatttttatcaatttaaccgttagatttgattttatatatatatatatatatatatatatatatatatatagatcaaGTCTGCAAAAATTTATacagtttaaaaattaattgataccccattaatcaattaatttatagtatataattgataattaatacctattataaataaatatcaactaTGAGATTACatgctaataaatatttaattaatttaaattttattaggtATAACTATCCAAATAGTATCACATGATTTATTCAATTTACATGTTAtgtaaagtttatttttttaaaaataaattatataaagttATGTGTTTAATAAGCAAGTATTGGTAACcaatcaaaaattatttttatataaattttaagataattattataaatgtcaataaatatattgtatattttagTAATGTAAAAAGATTTTAGTGCATATATTaacttatactaaattttatcaACAATTTAATTTACATGGACaatgtctcactttagtaaaaataaaaataaaaacctcaCTCAAGGgataaagataataattaaggactaacattaattttt encodes the following:
- the LOC114408873 gene encoding ethylene-responsive transcription factor ERF016-like encodes the protein MDMENNNHAMAAGASSDSNTTTDHPTPKSSSCVNDNNKLYKGVRKRKWGKWVSEIRLPNSRERIWLGSYDSPEKAARAFDAALYCLRGRHANFNFPNTPCNMDTTNAPHQSLTPQEIQEVAANFANQAPLLQKPQEPLEYKCEMKVTQQKTPQLSGGGGNSSSFGSKSSCKSDSKQDSTGTSTNTTCTPTTTASSCSTTMYECDGTVQVDHGDMDWTFLNVFDYSNEVFPVVGSDYDLHNSELHKMHSGSGELLYSTPFDQGYEQLIEADHDDDDPFSHQSFLWNWNF